Within the Ensifer canadensis genome, the region GTTCGCATCGCTGCCGACGCCGGTTATCCATCAGGTCGTGCAGAAGTTCGTCATGCAGCTGGAAACCCAGTTGGCCGAACGCAACGTCACGTTCGATCTGGCGCCCGATGCCATCGCGTGGCTTGCCGAGAAGGGCTACGACGAGAAGATGGGTGCGCGGCCGCTCGCCCGCGTCATCCAGGAGCACATCAAGAAACCGCTCGCCGACGAGATTCTGTTCGGCAAGTTGAAGAAGGGCGGCGTACTGCGCGTGACGATCGGCACGAAGGCCGACGGAACCAAGGGGTTGCTGCTTGATGCCGTTCCGGAAACGGCGCCAATCAGGCCGAAGGCGGAAGTGACCCGCCCCGCGATGAAGAGCGCCAAACCGAAGAAGGCCGAGGAAAAGGAAGCCGTCGGCGCTGAACCGGCACCGAAGGCCAAGCCGAAGAAGGTAGCAACCAAGTCGTCTTCGGACGACGACGGTAAGGCTGCCGGCGAGGCGAGCCCACGAAAGGGCAAGACGGTGCCGAAGGTGCCACGCAAGAAGTAGCCCGATCGGGCATGATGTTTGGCGCTGCCGGATGGTCTCATCCGGCAGCGTTTCTCTGAATGAAAACAATCCCGGAATGACTGATGAAGAGTGATGAAAACGACCAGTCGTCGGTCGTCTGGTTTCTGACTGGGATGCGTGGCCTGTTCAGCCTTCCGGCCTTTATCCTGATGCTGTCCTTCGTCGGCTTCTGTTCCCTGACGGCTCAGGCTGGAATTCCGCCGGAGCAGGTCGTTTTCATGACCGGCATGGTGTGGGCACTGCCGGCCAAGGTCATTCTCGTCAGTTCGATGATGAGCGGTGCCAGTCTCGCGGCTGCTTTCCTCGCTGTGTCGCTTTCGTCTGTCCGGTTGATGCCGATGGTTGCAGCACTCATTCCGGAGCTGCGCACAGCGAAAACGCCGACATGGCTACTGCTGTTCTTGTCGCACTTTGTCGCGATCACCGCCTGGGTCTTTGCCATGGAAAAGGTGCAGGCGGTGCCACGCGAGAAGCGCGTTGCCTTCTTCGCCGGCTTTGGCATCACGCTCGTCGTCGCCAACATGGTGTTGGTCGCCATCGTCTATCACTTTGTCGCCGATTTTCCGCCGATTGTCGCCGGCTGCCTGTTCTTCCTGACGCCGATCTACTTCCTGGCTTCGATCTGGCATTCGGCACGTCATCCGGTGGTCTACATCGCGCTGCTCTTCGGTCTTATCGCCAGTCCGCTGTTCTATTGGCTCGCCCCTGAATTTGACATCCTGCTCGCAGGCGTTGGCGGCGGCACGCTGGCCTGGGCGGTGGAAGGGCTCTGGCGCCGTCGCCGGGAGATCGGCGCATGACCTGGCAGGACGGTTGGTGGGCCTACGCCTTCATCGCGATCGCCGGCTGGCTCGCGACCGACATCTGGCGCTGGCTGGGTGTTATCGCCGGAAACCGGCTGCGCGACGATTCCGAGGCATTGAACTGGGTGAGGGCGGTGGCGACTGCGCTCGTCGCAGCCGTCATTGCCAAGCTCATACTCTATCCGACAGGCGTTCTTGAGCAATCGCCGTTATGGCTGCGTCTGGGAGCCGTCGCGATAGGGGCAACGGCATTCTTCCTGCTTGGCCGCAAACCGGCAATCGGCATAGCAACAACGATCGCAACGTTGGCTGCAGGCCTATGGTGGCTGGGCTTCTAAAGTGCGTCGCGATCTTTCAGATTCACTTGATGCGCTTTAAGCTTTTGTTTTTGCGTATGTCGTTATCGCAAAACCGCTGAACACTTTTGCGGGACATACTTTAGGGGCTCAATACGCAGCCGGTGACGGCCGCTGGTGCGACCGTCAGATTCGCATTTAAAGTGCCTGGCGCACTTTCTCGGCGTTGGCGGCCAATACCGCGCCATCTTCCATCGTGCCGGAATGCGGCTTCAGCGGAATTCCGTCGCGCCGCGGGATAACGTGGAAGTGCAGGTGGAAGACGGACTGGCCGGCAGGAGCCTCGTTGAACTGCATGATCGTCACGCCGTCGGCGTCGAAGGCTTCCTTGGCTGCGACGGCGATTTTCTGAACGGCGGTGATCAGTGCCGGCAGGCTCGTAGCGTCGGCATCCAGCAGATTGCGGGAAGCGGCTTTGGGGACGACCAGTATGTGGCCTTCAGCCTGCGGCATCACATCCATGAAGGCGATCGTCGCATCGTCCTCGTAGACCCGGTGCGACGGGATCTCGCCCCGCAGGATCTTCGCGAAGATGTTGTTGGTGTCGTAAACGCTCATTGTATTTCCTCGTAGATTGGATCCGGCCAGCGCCGAGAGCGGTTCAATCGTCCTGGCGCTCACCTTTGCGGAAAGGGCCGTGTTCGGCAAGAAACTCAGCCGTCTCTTCCACATCCCTTCGTTCGCGAACGAGATAGTCCGAGACCGCCCGGGCGAGGCCGGGATGGCTGATGTAGTGCGCTGAATGCGTCGTGACCGGCATGTAGCCGCGGGCGAGCTTGTGCTCGCCCTGCGCGCCGGCTTCCACGCGTTTGAGGCACTTTGCGATGGCGAAATCGATGGCCTGGTGATAGCAGACTTCGAAATGCAGGAAGGGGTGCTCCTCGATGCAGCCCCAGTGGCGGCCATAGAGCGCGTCGCCGCCGATGAAGTTGATCGCGCCTGCGATATAGCGGCCGTTGCGCCGTGCCATCACCAGCACAATGTCGTCCGCCATGCGCTCG harbors:
- a CDS encoding AzlC family ABC transporter permease — encoded protein: MKSDENDQSSVVWFLTGMRGLFSLPAFILMLSFVGFCSLTAQAGIPPEQVVFMTGMVWALPAKVILVSSMMSGASLAAAFLAVSLSSVRLMPMVAALIPELRTAKTPTWLLLFLSHFVAITAWVFAMEKVQAVPREKRVAFFAGFGITLVVANMVLVAIVYHFVADFPPIVAGCLFFLTPIYFLASIWHSARHPVVYIALLFGLIASPLFYWLAPEFDILLAGVGGGTLAWAVEGLWRRRREIGA
- a CDS encoding AzlD domain-containing protein codes for the protein MTWQDGWWAYAFIAIAGWLATDIWRWLGVIAGNRLRDDSEALNWVRAVATALVAAVIAKLILYPTGVLEQSPLWLRLGAVAIGATAFFLLGRKPAIGIATTIATLAAGLWWLGF
- a CDS encoding HIT family protein, translated to MSVYDTNNIFAKILRGEIPSHRVYEDDATIAFMDVMPQAEGHILVVPKAASRNLLDADATSLPALITAVQKIAVAAKEAFDADGVTIMQFNEAPAGQSVFHLHFHVIPRRDGIPLKPHSGTMEDGAVLAANAEKVRQAL